In the Spirochaetota bacterium genome, one interval contains:
- the pta gene encoding phosphate acetyltransferase produces the protein MAKNIFVASTGPNTGKSVVCLGLINALRGMVASVGYFKPIGQKYIKNAKFDKESVMIKEIFGIEDELEYINPLSMKDVNYYISNNETDVLFQRIQDCCKRIEIGKDVVVIDGTDYLGMISAYEFDINADIANNLNASILLIEDGYNKSIDEIVSDIYTGKASFDEESCDFLGVIVNKVDPGDGSQIEVSLKGVLEKRGIDFFGAIPYDSVLPKPRIYDIAQSLDADILFGQDYLSNIAIEPLIASMTFENALKYIHDGSLIITGGDRNEILLGSIVSFLSTSYPNISGIILTGGLLPNKDIKDLIGSLSDLTFPILSVQSNTLSTANRIESLAVHVSSRDTQKIDAAKSLIYKYVNYEKINAKMKVDKIRKRTPDIFKYEIIERAHLKKMRIVLPEGDEERTLKAVERVRSINIADIILLGSPDIVWKRAKGLGINLDNGVEIVDPIKSQNFDNYVNSYLELRKHKHITLDVARDRIQEAIYYGTMMVYQGDADGLVSGAVHTTRNTIRPAFEIIKTRPDTLIASSIFFMCLKDRVLVYGDCAIVPDPNAEELADIAISSADTARMFNIEPLVAMLSYSTGESGTGPEVERVREAAAIAKKKRSDLRIEGPIQYDAAIDPGVAKTKLPNSEVAGRATVFIFPDLNTGNNTYKAVQRSAGAVAIGPVVQGLRRPVNDLSRGCLIEDIVYTIAITAIQAQNS, from the coding sequence ATGGCGAAAAATATTTTTGTTGCATCTACTGGTCCAAATACAGGTAAAAGCGTAGTATGTCTTGGTTTGATAAATGCGCTTAGAGGTATGGTCGCTAGCGTTGGATATTTTAAGCCTATTGGGCAAAAATATATCAAAAATGCTAAATTTGATAAAGAATCAGTGATGATAAAGGAGATTTTCGGCATTGAGGATGAATTGGAGTATATTAATCCCCTGTCTATGAAGGATGTAAATTATTACATTTCGAATAACGAGACTGATGTCCTGTTTCAGAGGATACAGGATTGCTGTAAAAGGATTGAGATAGGAAAGGATGTTGTTGTTATTGATGGTACCGATTACTTGGGTATGATATCTGCTTACGAATTTGATATAAACGCTGATATTGCCAATAATCTGAATGCCAGCATATTGCTTATAGAGGATGGATATAATAAATCTATCGATGAGATAGTGTCAGATATATATACAGGCAAGGCTTCATTTGATGAAGAGTCCTGTGATTTCCTTGGCGTTATTGTAAACAAGGTCGATCCTGGAGATGGGTCTCAGATTGAAGTGAGTTTAAAGGGTGTTCTTGAGAAAAGAGGCATTGATTTCTTTGGCGCTATTCCCTATGATTCTGTTTTGCCAAAACCACGGATATACGATATTGCGCAAAGTCTTGACGCTGATATCTTATTCGGTCAGGATTATCTGTCGAATATTGCCATTGAGCCTTTAATAGCGTCAATGACCTTTGAGAATGCTTTAAAATATATCCATGATGGTTCTCTGATTATAACCGGTGGGGACAGAAATGAGATTCTTCTTGGCTCCATCGTTTCCTTTCTCTCCACTTCATATCCGAACATATCAGGCATAATACTAACAGGAGGGCTCCTGCCGAATAAGGATATTAAGGATCTGATTGGCAGTTTGTCGGATCTAACCTTTCCAATTCTTAGCGTGCAGAGTAACACGCTCTCAACCGCAAATAGAATTGAATCCCTTGCTGTTCATGTCTCTTCAAGGGATACTCAGAAGATAGATGCCGCAAAGTCTTTAATCTATAAATATGTTAATTATGAGAAGATTAACGCAAAGATGAAGGTGGACAAGATCAGGAAGCGGACGCCTGATATATTTAAATACGAAATAATTGAGAGGGCTCATTTAAAAAAGATGCGCATAGTGCTTCCAGAAGGAGATGAGGAGAGGACATTAAAAGCGGTTGAAAGGGTGAGGTCTATAAATATTGCGGATATTATACTCCTGGGTTCTCCGGATATTGTCTGGAAGAGAGCTAAGGGTTTGGGGATAAATCTGGATAATGGGGTTGAGATTGTTGATCCGATTAAGTCTCAAAATTTTGATAACTATGTCAATAGTTATCTTGAGTTAAGGAAACACAAGCATATTACATTGGACGTTGCGAGGGATCGGATACAGGAAGCCATATATTATGGCACCATGATGGTATATCAGGGTGACGCTGATGGATTGGTGTCAGGAGCAGTGCATACAACGAGGAATACCATTAGACCAGCTTTTGAAATTATTAAAACAAGACCTGATACATTGATCGCATCAAGCATATTCTTCATGTGTCTGAAGGATAGGGTGTTGGTATATGGCGACTGCGCCATAGTGCCGGATCCGAATGCAGAGGAACTTGCGGATATTGCAATATCAAGCGCTGATACAGCGAGGATGTTTAATATTGAACCTTTAGTTGCGATGCTTTCATATTCCACAGGTGAGTCTGGGACAGGGCCGGAGGTTGAGAGGGTAAGGGAGGCTGCAGCAATAGCAAAAAAGAAAAGAAGCGATCTTCGTATTGAGGGGCCAATACAGTATGATGCGGCTATTGATCCGGGTGTCGCTAAGACAAAGCTTCCAAATAGTGAAGTGGCTGGCAGGGCTACAGTATTCATTTTTCCTGATCTCAACACCGGCAATAACACCTATAAGGCTGTTCAGAGGTCAGCTGGGGCTGTGGCCATTGGTCCTGTTGTGCAGGGTTTGAGGAGGCCTGTGAATGACCTGAGTAGGGGTTGTCTCATAGAGGACATCGTTTATACGATTGCCATAACAGCAATACAGGCACAGAATTCATAG
- a CDS encoding NUDIX hydrolase yields MRPKQVFPSYNWEGNSGIDKLKYCPHCGMECILNKRGGRERPVCQSCGYVHFRNPYPGVVVLIKQDERVLLGKRAPGKFRDGKWCLPGGFIEFDEDFLTAANREVKEETGFEVEIQSIISVVTNYLTAELHTLVIVLLAKVISGTLTTSEELDTLKWFPLSGPLPEMAFDADKHIIERYYLTRINGAPVDPEQHII; encoded by the coding sequence ATGCGGCCCAAACAGGTTTTCCCTTCGTATAATTGGGAGGGGAATAGCGGAATCGACAAACTGAAATACTGCCCCCATTGTGGAATGGAATGTATATTAAATAAAAGGGGTGGAAGAGAAAGACCTGTTTGTCAAAGTTGTGGATATGTACATTTTAGAAACCCTTATCCTGGAGTCGTTGTTTTAATTAAGCAAGATGAGAGAGTTCTATTAGGTAAGCGGGCCCCTGGAAAATTCAGGGATGGTAAATGGTGCTTGCCCGGTGGTTTTATTGAGTTCGATGAAGATTTTCTGACAGCCGCAAATCGGGAGGTTAAGGAAGAGACTGGATTTGAAGTTGAGATTCAATCAATTATTAGTGTAGTAACCAATTATCTTACCGCGGAGCTTCACACCCTTGTTATTGTTCTATTAGCCAAAGTTATCAGCGGCACATTAACCACAAGCGAAGAATTAGATACTCTTAAATGGTTCCCCCTTTCTGGCCCCCTCCCTGAGATGGCCTTTGATGCGGATAAGCATATTATTGAAAGATATTACTTAACAAGAATTAATGGAGCGCCTGTTGATCCAGAACAGCACATAATCTAA
- the rsfS gene encoding ribosome silencing factor — MIESDLQDNRIVDIARDCARLLDEKKAADIIILDLSKINNYFDYFIISTGNSFLHCRSLGREIRKLFKAISLKERSKSKLDSGWILLDYTDIVVHIFTQEMREFYQLEKLWADATRIVF; from the coding sequence GTGATAGAAAGCGATCTGCAGGATAATAGAATAGTTGATATTGCCAGGGACTGTGCAAGACTACTGGATGAAAAGAAGGCAGCGGATATTATAATACTTGATTTGAGTAAAATAAATAACTACTTTGACTATTTTATAATTTCAACTGGAAATTCATTTCTCCATTGCAGATCCCTGGGCAGAGAAATACGTAAGTTATTTAAAGCGATTAGTCTAAAGGAGAGGTCAAAGTCTAAATTAGATTCTGGATGGATTCTTCTTGACTATACTGATATAGTAGTCCACATCTTCACTCAGGAGATGAGAGAGTTCTACCAACTCGAAAAGCTGTGGGCTGATGCAACAAGGATAGTATTTTAG
- a CDS encoding LytR C-terminal domain-containing protein has protein sequence MKRGFILIGLATIILFIILFILYYNSIFARNSIEKLIQNKKMINVLIAGSNVFNDNKHQFYGILSINPENERIGFTIIPPNLTISIDSRSKALQRISQIDINNFKKLSTFLNQKLQLNIPFYIELYSPDVERLVDIIEGIDLYVIYQIDEIDGIEYGLNYFDGMKTIKYINSAEENSIFIKYDRIQDILLTLFYNKNKYKKYVNIKLISEALKTIKTNLVPQEAMTIIDLLYKKSDLICAILPGQYNDGFLHFDDISYKIYEKEFLTKLVFNNEIESSMKVKILNGSGISGMARKMRNLLVREGLNVVEFGTSPYPIIDHSIIINQKGDIGAVKRVSELIGVNRIYHIIDNMQLSSVLLIVGKDFAR, from the coding sequence TTGAAAAGGGGGTTCATTTTAATTGGATTAGCAACAATAATACTCTTTATTATTCTATTCATTTTGTATTATAATTCAATATTCGCGCGGAATTCAATTGAGAAACTGATTCAGAATAAAAAGATGATCAATGTACTTATTGCGGGAAGCAATGTTTTTAATGATAATAAACATCAGTTCTATGGTATATTGAGCATCAATCCAGAAAATGAAAGAATAGGTTTTACAATTATTCCACCTAACCTTACAATCAGCATTGATAGTCGGAGCAAAGCACTTCAAAGAATAAGCCAAATCGATATTAATAATTTCAAGAAGCTGAGCACCTTCCTGAACCAAAAACTACAATTGAATATACCCTTTTACATTGAACTATATTCCCCGGATGTAGAGAGGTTGGTTGACATTATTGAAGGCATTGATCTATACGTAATCTATCAGATTGATGAAATTGATGGCATAGAATACGGCTTGAATTATTTTGACGGCATGAAGACTATCAAATATATTAATTCAGCTGAAGAGAATTCGATATTTATTAAATATGATCGGATACAGGATATTCTGTTAACCTTATTTTATAATAAAAATAAATATAAAAAATATGTGAATATAAAATTAATATCTGAAGCCCTAAAAACGATTAAAACAAATCTTGTTCCTCAGGAGGCAATGACAATTATAGATCTATTATACAAAAAATCGGATCTAATTTGCGCTATACTACCGGGCCAATATAATGATGGGTTTCTACATTTTGATGATATTTCATACAAAATCTATGAGAAAGAATTCTTAACCAAACTTGTATTCAATAATGAAATTGAATCCTCCATGAAGGTGAAGATACTAAACGGCTCTGGTATCTCAGGCATGGCTAGAAAGATGAGGAATCTTCTTGTAAGGGAGGGACTGAATGTTGTTGAATTTGGGACATCCCCATACCCTATAATAGATCATTCAATTATTATCAATCAGAAGGGGGATATTGGAGCCGTGAAAAGGGTTTCAGAATTAATAGGAGTGAACAGAATATATCATATCATTGATAATATGCAATTGAGCAGTGTTTTGCTAATTGTGGGAAAGGATTTTGCAAGGTGA
- the nadD gene encoding nicotinate-nucleotide adenylyltransferase, producing the protein MKLGIFGGTFNPIHNGHLINAQAIKEEHYLNKIIFLPTKDPVHKSLENITSTDDRFEMVRLSIEDTCGFDVSRMEIDRKSKSYTITTLKQLMKKYKDDRLYLIIGSDAFEQIDTWKDYQKVMQMVELIIMKRPGFTYNKESIYNIAGNVMISNNPYIEISSSDIRKRIREGKSIRYLVPPKVEEYIVKRGLYRN; encoded by the coding sequence TTGAAGTTAGGAATCTTTGGCGGGACGTTCAACCCAATCCATAATGGACATCTTATCAATGCACAGGCTATAAAAGAGGAACATTACCTAAATAAAATTATTTTTCTACCTACAAAAGATCCTGTTCATAAGTCACTTGAAAACATCACATCTACAGATGATAGATTTGAAATGGTAAGATTGTCAATTGAAGACACCTGTGGGTTTGATGTCTCTCGAATGGAAATTGATAGAAAAAGCAAATCCTACACAATAACAACATTAAAACAATTAATGAAAAAATATAAAGATGATAGATTGTATTTAATTATTGGGAGTGATGCCTTTGAACAGATAGATACCTGGAAGGATTACCAAAAAGTTATGCAAATGGTAGAGTTGATTATAATGAAAAGACCAGGCTTCACTTACAATAAAGAATCAATATACAACATTGCCGGGAACGTGATGATCTCTAATAATCCCTACATAGAGATAAGTTCATCAGATATACGGAAGAGGATCAGAGAAGGTAAATCCATTAGGTATCTAGTTCCTCCAAAGGTTGAGGAATACATTGTAAAGAGAGGGTTATATAGAAATTGA
- a CDS encoding peptidylprolyl isomerase produces the protein MKRIFFGLLILFVALSAGCKGEGDVLATYKGGGITRGEFYDWIKSNHYAMDSIIKSKKRQKNRLRMMMIERLTVEKAKGEGFDKSDDFKGIHDRITESQLMSILYKKEIREKAKFQEPAIRVSHILFRVKEYKAEKNKRKKFVKDAIDKTFDKKMGEAKGIIERLNKGESFEEIAKKQSDDFSKKKGGDIGYITHDMMPAEYSEIAFSLDKGEYTKDPVRTAKGVYIIKVTDKKELTEKNIENVIEDKAQAKRIKARLQRKYAKDYIDRLTDADDVEEHFDKATSKKKEDVIFKVGDRVFTVLDLNNRIERTMRRSTGGQKKLPEISDKQREGLARSMFKFEILKRVAQEKGIEGEPEYKKDIDSKLNAALAREFTKKIGSSNIAVTRDEMLQEYKKNKDKRYYKMVMKKKKRVKVVEPFEKVKDKIERVLVNKKRRDFMKHWKDDLLKEYEFAIVESKLEGE, from the coding sequence ATGAAAAGAATTTTTTTTGGATTATTGATTCTTTTTGTTGCCTTAAGCGCAGGGTGTAAAGGTGAGGGTGATGTTTTAGCTACCTATAAAGGCGGGGGTATCACTAGAGGTGAATTCTATGATTGGATTAAATCAAATCATTATGCAATGGATTCAATAATAAAGAGTAAGAAAAGGCAAAAGAATCGATTAAGGATGATGATGATTGAGCGATTAACTGTAGAAAAGGCGAAAGGGGAAGGATTTGACAAGAGTGATGATTTTAAGGGAATTCATGATCGGATAACAGAATCTCAATTGATGAGTATTCTATACAAAAAGGAAATAAGAGAGAAAGCAAAATTTCAAGAGCCTGCAATAAGGGTAAGCCATATTTTGTTTAGAGTGAAAGAATATAAGGCAGAGAAGAATAAGCGGAAAAAGTTTGTTAAGGATGCTATTGATAAAACATTTGATAAGAAGATGGGGGAGGCTAAGGGGATAATTGAAAGGCTGAATAAGGGCGAAAGTTTTGAGGAGATAGCCAAAAAGCAATCGGATGATTTTTCAAAAAAGAAGGGTGGAGATATCGGATACATCACTCATGATATGATGCCTGCTGAATATTCAGAGATAGCCTTTTCATTAGATAAGGGAGAATATACAAAAGATCCGGTAAGAACAGCTAAGGGTGTTTATATAATTAAAGTTACAGATAAGAAGGAATTAACAGAGAAGAATATTGAGAATGTAATAGAGGATAAGGCTCAGGCTAAGAGAATAAAGGCAAGACTACAGAGAAAATACGCAAAGGACTATATTGATAGATTAACAGATGCCGATGATGTTGAAGAGCATTTTGACAAGGCGACAAGCAAAAAGAAAGAGGATGTAATATTCAAGGTCGGAGATAGGGTTTTTACTGTTTTGGACCTGAATAATCGCATTGAGAGAACCATGAGAAGGAGTACTGGTGGTCAGAAAAAATTGCCAGAGATTTCGGATAAACAGAGGGAGGGATTAGCAAGAAGCATGTTTAAATTTGAAATCCTAAAGCGGGTTGCTCAAGAGAAGGGTATTGAGGGGGAGCCTGAATACAAAAAGGATATTGATTCCAAATTGAATGCAGCCTTAGCAAGGGAATTCACAAAGAAGATTGGCTCATCAAATATTGCTGTGACAAGGGATGAGATGCTACAGGAGTATAAAAAGAATAAAGATAAAAGATATTATAAAATGGTAATGAAAAAAAAGAAGAGGGTGAAGGTTGTTGAGCCATTTGAGAAGGTAAAGGATAAAATTGAAAGAGTGCTTGTCAATAAAAAGCGTCGAGATTTTATGAAGCATTGGAAAGATGATTTATTGAAGGAGTATGAGTTTGCTATAGTAGAATCGAAACTGGAGGGCGAATAG
- a CDS encoding monovalent cation/H+ antiporter subunit D family protein, translated as METIHSATPLFAQLTSLIGAFLVLFTGEKRPNLRETWTIIASVVKFVLLFSIISHVIDGNIIEFTLVEVCKGVSLQFRIDAFGAIFALLASFLWIVVSIYSIGYMRGLKEHAQTRFYFCFALAIFSATGIAMAGNLLTLYMFYEILTVATFLLVAHKETPDAIKSGRKYLTYLLSGAALVLFSMGMTYHLTGTLDFIPGGFIGGHGSNALLSLVFVLFIIGFGTKAAIMPFHEWLPSAMVAPTPVSALLHAVAVVKAGVFCCLRIILYVYGPDLLTDLGLWTILAIFVSITVIVANFFALTQDHLKRRLAFSTINNLSLIILGAALISSDGIKGAMLHIPFHGFMKITLFMCAGAILVKTHKENISEIDGIGRQMPITMAAFTIGAAGLTGLPPVCGLISKWYLCLGALQANAIIFLCVFLLSAILDAAYFFPIVYSAFFKKAANDIKSHFDEAPIFAVTAIVITAVFSVLLFLFPDLIFNFYSIVGLAVESIVSGGGL; from the coding sequence ATGGAGACAATTCATTCTGCGACTCCACTATTCGCGCAACTAACTTCTCTGATTGGTGCATTCCTGGTTTTGTTTACAGGTGAGAAGAGACCTAATCTCCGTGAAACTTGGACTATTATAGCTTCTGTAGTTAAATTTGTGCTTTTGTTTTCAATAATATCTCATGTCATCGATGGTAACATTATTGAATTCACGCTAGTGGAGGTCTGTAAAGGGGTATCCCTTCAGTTTAGGATAGATGCTTTTGGGGCTATATTTGCTTTGCTCGCTTCCTTTCTATGGATTGTGGTTTCGATTTACTCTATTGGATACATGCGGGGATTGAAGGAGCATGCTCAAACTCGTTTTTATTTTTGTTTTGCTCTTGCAATTTTTAGCGCAACTGGCATAGCTATGGCAGGAAATCTATTAACCCTTTATATGTTTTATGAGATATTGACTGTCGCCACATTCTTGCTTGTAGCTCATAAGGAGACACCGGACGCGATCAAGTCTGGTAGAAAGTACCTTACTTACTTATTGTCAGGTGCGGCTTTAGTTCTTTTTTCCATGGGAATGACCTACCATCTTACAGGAACTCTAGATTTTATTCCAGGTGGATTTATTGGTGGGCATGGGTCTAATGCCCTTTTGAGTCTGGTCTTTGTATTGTTTATCATTGGATTTGGCACCAAGGCTGCCATAATGCCTTTTCATGAATGGCTTCCTTCGGCAATGGTGGCGCCTACCCCTGTAAGCGCATTGCTTCACGCTGTTGCAGTTGTAAAGGCTGGGGTTTTCTGCTGTCTTAGAATAATCCTTTATGTTTATGGGCCGGATTTGCTGACAGACTTAGGACTATGGACAATATTAGCTATCTTTGTTTCTATTACTGTGATTGTTGCCAACTTCTTTGCTTTAACACAGGATCATTTGAAAAGGAGGTTGGCTTTTTCAACAATCAATAATCTTTCTTTAATTATTTTAGGCGCTGCTTTGATCTCTTCTGATGGGATCAAAGGGGCAATGCTTCATATCCCATTTCATGGATTTATGAAAATTACACTATTTATGTGTGCCGGAGCGATTCTTGTTAAAACACATAAAGAGAATATCAGTGAAATTGATGGCATAGGGAGGCAGATGCCCATAACAATGGCCGCTTTTACTATCGGCGCGGCAGGTCTGACAGGGCTGCCGCCTGTATGTGGATTGATTAGCAAGTGGTATCTATGCCTTGGGGCTTTGCAAGCCAATGCGATAATATTTTTATGTGTATTCCTCTTGAGTGCGATACTGGACGCGGCTTACTTCTTTCCTATAGTGTACAGTGCCTTTTTTAAGAAAGCTGCAAATGATATTAAATCGCATTTTGATGAGGCGCCTATATTTGCTGTGACTGCTATTGTGATTACAGCGGTTTTCTCGGTGCTTCTATTCCTGTTCCCTGATTTGATATTCAATTTTTACTCAATAGTTGGATTGGCAGTTGAATCCATAGTTTCTGGAGGAGGATTGTGA
- a CDS encoding Na(+)/H(+) antiporter subunit D, translating into MINNNLVHPALIFIIGAILLPFLKWRILKQLIVLLIPAFAFMMIYHMPEGVYWCFDFLNYTLVFGRVDKLSLVFGYIFVIMAFLGMVYAIKIEEYGQHVAALTYIGGTLGVVFAGDFFTLFVFWELMAISSVFLVWYARNERALKAGFRYLMVHLVGGCVLLAGIIIVVSDTGTIAFSNIEFEGLGPILILIGFILNAAVPPLSAWLPDAYPEATVTGSVFMTAFTTKSAVYILARTFPGVEILVWLGAIMALYGVVFAVLENDIRRLLAYHIISQVGYMVCGVGLGSEMAINGASAHAFCHILYKALLFMGAGAVIHVTGKNKMTELQGRGLYKSMPITLTLYMVGAFSISAVPLFNGFISKTMVVAAAGELHRPAIELMLHLASVGTFLHTGLKLPWGTWFGKSDKPVGELKAEEPPFNMLLAMGIAAFLCVLTGIYPSVLYNILPYEVTYHPYTAYHVVGMLQLLVLTGAAFWLMIDKLGGEPTVSMDTDWFYRKGGEQFMRFCEGLSLFRIVVQEYAKRLVNSAIKLSYNPIYYTRLIFNKSETEVVHFDANIYRNAVGIGVMVSLALFSLFSIIFLVS; encoded by the coding sequence ATGATAAATAATAACCTAGTACATCCAGCTCTAATATTTATTATTGGGGCTATTCTGCTTCCATTTCTTAAATGGAGAATCCTTAAGCAGTTGATTGTGTTGCTTATTCCTGCTTTTGCTTTTATGATGATCTATCATATGCCAGAGGGTGTGTATTGGTGCTTTGATTTTTTAAACTATACCCTTGTATTTGGCAGGGTTGATAAACTTAGTCTCGTCTTTGGGTATATATTTGTGATTATGGCCTTTTTGGGTATGGTATATGCCATCAAGATTGAAGAATATGGTCAACATGTAGCCGCATTAACATATATCGGAGGCACTTTAGGGGTAGTGTTCGCTGGTGATTTCTTCACTCTCTTTGTTTTTTGGGAATTGATGGCAATATCATCGGTTTTCTTGGTATGGTATGCTCGAAATGAGAGAGCATTAAAGGCTGGTTTTAGGTATTTGATGGTCCATCTTGTCGGGGGATGTGTTCTTCTTGCAGGTATAATCATCGTAGTATCGGATACAGGCACAATTGCCTTTAGTAACATCGAGTTCGAGGGCTTAGGCCCAATACTCATACTTATCGGATTTATATTAAATGCAGCGGTACCTCCTCTTAGTGCATGGTTACCGGATGCATATCCAGAAGCTACTGTCACAGGCAGTGTATTCATGACGGCCTTCACAACCAAGAGCGCTGTCTATATTTTAGCTAGGACATTCCCTGGGGTTGAGATACTGGTTTGGTTAGGAGCCATTATGGCCCTTTATGGTGTTGTGTTTGCTGTTCTTGAAAACGATATCAGAAGGTTGTTGGCATACCATATTATTAGCCAGGTGGGCTATATGGTGTGTGGTGTAGGTTTAGGTAGTGAGATGGCCATTAATGGTGCAAGTGCGCATGCCTTTTGCCATATCTTATATAAGGCTCTCCTCTTTATGGGAGCTGGAGCTGTAATTCATGTAACAGGTAAGAATAAGATGACCGAACTTCAGGGAAGGGGTCTGTATAAGAGTATGCCGATTACCTTGACCCTCTATATGGTAGGTGCATTTTCAATCTCCGCTGTTCCCTTGTTTAATGGATTTATTAGTAAAACCATGGTAGTAGCTGCGGCTGGCGAGTTGCACAGACCAGCTATTGAGTTGATGCTTCATCTCGCATCCGTCGGAACATTTCTTCATACAGGACTAAAGCTACCGTGGGGTACTTGGTTCGGGAAATCTGATAAGCCTGTAGGTGAGCTTAAGGCTGAAGAGCCTCCATTTAATATGCTCTTAGCAATGGGGATTGCTGCATTCCTATGTGTTTTAACCGGGATTTATCCAAGTGTGCTCTATAATATTTTGCCTTATGAGGTAACTTACCATCCCTACACCGCCTATCACGTGGTTGGAATGCTTCAGCTTTTGGTTTTAACTGGTGCTGCATTTTGGCTAATGATTGACAAATTGGGCGGAGAGCCTACGGTGAGCATGGATACAGATTGGTTTTATCGCAAGGGTGGTGAACAATTTATGCGGTTCTGCGAGGGGTTGAGCCTGTTCAGGATCGTTGTTCAAGAGTATGCTAAGCGTTTGGTAAACAGTGCAATTAAACTGAGTTATAATCCAATATATTATACAAGGTTGATATTCAATAAGAGTGAAACCGAAGTAGTTCATTTTGATGCGAATATCTATCGTAATGCCGTAGGGATCGGCGTTATGGTTTCACTGGCCCTGTTTTCACTATTCAGTATCATCTTTCTGGTGAGTTAA